The sequence GATCGCGGCCGTCGGCACCGCCGCCCTGCGGATCGCGCGCAACGCCTCCGACTTCACGACCGCCGTGCACGACCGCTGCGGGCTGGTCGTCGAGGTGCTGCCCGCGGACGAGGAGGCGCGGCTCGCCTCCCTCGCCGCGGTGGCCGACCTCGCGCCGGAGGCCGACCGGACCGCGGTGTTCGACACCGGCGGCGGGAGCACGCAGTTCACGTTCACCCGCGGCCGGGAGGTCGAGGACCGGTTCAGCGTCGACGTCGGCGCCGTGCGGCTCACGGAGCGGTACGCGCTCGACGAGCCGGTGTCCGAGGAGACGCTGGGCACGGTGTACCGGGCGATCGAGGCCGAGCTCGCGGTGCTGCGCGGGCGCGGACGCCCCGACGTCCTCGTAGGGATGGGCGGCGCGATCACCAACCTCACCGCGGTGCGGCACGGCCTCGCTCGATACGACCCGGAGGTCGTGCACGGGACGGTGCTGACCCGCCACGAGGTGGAGCGGCAGATCGAGGTCTACCGCCGGCGCTGGGCCGCGGAGCGCCGCGGGATCGTCGGGCTCCAGCCCGCGCGCGCCGAGGTGATCCTGGCCGGCGCGTGCGTCGTCCGGACCGTGCTCGCGCTGCTCGGCGCCGACGCGCTGCTCGTCAGCGACCGCGGGCTGCGGCACGGCGTCCTGGCCGAGCGCTTCGGCCGCCTGACCAACGGCCATGCGCGCGGGCGGCCCGTCGCCGGGATCGTCGACCACTGAACCATCCCGTGCGGGCGATGTCGTGAGCCGTGAGGGGTGAGAGGCTCGTGGGACGGTGGCGGGCGGAGAGATGACCTCGCACGCGGTCGACTCGACCGCATCCCGGCCCACGCCGTCCCCGGCGGCGCGGCGGCTCACCAGCGCGCTGGCGCTGGTGGGCGCGTGCGTGTGCGCGCTGGCCGTCAGCTTCGTCGTGCAGGCGGCGCCGGCGGATCAGCGGGTCGCCCGCGGCGTGACGGAGCTGCTGGTGGTGGGCGTGCCGATCGTCGCCGGCCTCTACGCGCTCGGCAGCCCGCACACCGTCCGCAGCGGGGCGATGCTGCTGTCGATGGGGTTCGCGTGGTCGCTGACCGCGCTCGCCGAGTCGGACGAGAGCCTGCCATACAGCATCGGCCGCGTCGCCGCCTGGCTGGTGTTCCCGGGCCTGATCCTGCTGATGCTGACGTTCCCGAGCGGGGTCCTCGACCGCGGTCGGGACCGGGCGTTGCTGTACGCGTTGTGCGGGGTCCTGACGCTGCTGTTCCTCGCCTCCGCGCTGTTCGTCGTCGAGTTCCCGAGCTCCACGCCGTGGGCGACGTGCACGGACGACTGCCCGGCGAACGCGTTCATGGTCGTCGACCGCGAGCCGGCGATCGTGGGCCGCTTCCTCACCCCGGCGCGCGAGCTCCTCAGCGTCCTGCTGCTCAGCGGCGTGCTGGTGTCGATCCTGCTCCGCTGGCGCGCCGCGACGCCGCTGCAGCGGCGGACGATCTGGCCGGTCGTGATCGCGAGCAGCCTGTCGGTGGTGCTGCTGGCGGCGTTCTTCGTCGCACGCCGGCGCGGCGAAGACGCGTCGACCGTGGAGACCCTCGGCCTGCTGTGGGGACTTTGCATCCCGGCGATCTCGGCCGCCTTCCTGGCCGGGCTGCTCCGCCGCCGGCTGTTGCTGGGGCAGGTGCTCGCCGACCTCGCGGGGCACCTGAGCTCCGGGCTCGACGTCCGCCGCGTGCGCGACGGCCTGGCCAGCGCGTTGCGCGACCCGTCGCTCGAGGTGCTCGTGGCCGACGGGCCGGTGCACTGGCGCGACAGCGACGGTCGCGTCGGCTCGCTCCCGGCCGCGGGGAGCGGGCGGGCGGTGACGATCGTCGGGGCGCAGACCGCGCCCGCGGTGGCGCTCGTCCACGACACCGGGTTGGAGGCGGATCAGGAGCTGCTGGGCGCGGTCGGCTCGCTCGTGCTGGGGACGGTGCGCCACCACGCGGTGGCGATGTCGCTCGCGGGCGCGCTGCAGCAGCTCGCGCAGTCGCGGCGGCGGATCGCCGAGGCGGCCGACCACGAGCGCGCCCGGATCGAGCGCGACCTCCACGACGGCGCCCAGCAGCGGCTGATGGCGCTGCGGATCCGCCTGTCGCTGGCCGAGGAGCTGCTGACCACGGACCCGAAGACCGGCATCGGCGCGGTGCACGAGCTGGGGGACGAGGTCGAGCGCACGCTGGACGAGATCCGCGCGCTGGCGCACGGCGTCTACCCCGCGGTGCTCAACGACCGTGGGCTCGCGGACGCGCTGCGCAGCGTCGCGGCCGACGCGCCCTTGCCGGTCCACGTGCAGCTGCGCAGGCTGACCCGTCACTCGCGGCAGGTCGAGACCGCCATCTACTTCACGTGTGTCGAGGCGCTGCAGAACGCGGTCAAGCACGCGCACGGCGCGAGCGGCGTGTGGATCGCCGTGACCCAGGACGCCGTGCTGAGCTTCGAGATCCGCGACGACGGCGCCGGGTTCACGCCGCCGCCGGAGACGGGCGGGAACGTCCCGGGGCACATCGGCCTGCGCAACATGCGCGACCGGCTGGAGGCGGTCGGCGGGAGCCTCGTGGTCGAGTCCGCGCCCGGCCACGGCACCCGCATCAGCGGGCGGCTGCCGCTCGACTGAGCGTCAGTGGGTCTCGAGCGCGCTCGTCTCGGCCTCCGACAGCAGCATCAGCGTGGCCTTCACGCGCTTGCTGACGTCCTCCGCGTCGGCGAGCCGGAGCTTGAGGAAGATCGCGTTGATGTGCTTCTCGACGGCGCGCTTGGTCAGGTAGAGCGTCTCCGCGATCGCGGTGTTGCTCTTGCCCTTGGCGATCTCGGTCAGCACCTCCCGCTCGCGCGCCGTCAGGTCGTTCAGCGGCGAGTGCTCGGCGCGGGCACGGGCTTTGACCAGCCCGTCGACGATCTGCGAGTCCACCATCGAGCCGTCCGTCGCGACCGCGCGGATCGCCGCGGTCAGCTCCGCGCGGTTGTGCACCCGCTGCTTGAGCAGGTACGCGCGGCGGTTGGAGCCGTGCTCGAACAGCGCCAGCGCGTAGATCGGATCGGCGTACTGGCTGAGGACCACCACGCCGACCTCGGGGTGCGAGTCGCGCAGCGCGGCGGCGGCGCGGATGCCCTCGTCCGTGTGCGTCGGCGGCATGCGGATGTCCGTCACCACCACGTCGGGCGCCTCGCGGGCGCACGCCTCGCGCAGCCCGTCGAAGTCACCGGCGCAGGCCACCACGGCGATCTCGTCGTCGAGGTCGAGCAGGCGGCAGATGCCTTCGCGGACGAGCAGGCTGTCCTCACCCAGAACGATGCGGATGGGCATGGCCGGACACTACCAGCGAGCAGGGCGACCTCCGCTTCACCCGATTGAGGCGATGCGAAGATGGCACGACCGACCTAGCGTCGGCCCATGGAGACTTCGGGCCACATCCGTCACGCGCCGGTGCTCGCAGCGTTCTCCCCGGAAGCCGGCGCGCGGGAGCCGGTGGAGTTCGCCGTCGCGGCGAGCCGCATCACCGGCGCCCCGCTGATCATCGCCGTCGTGGTCGACACGGGCTCGCCCGTGCGGCTCGGCGGCACCGTCGCCGCCGACGGGCCGTCGTTGCCGGCCGGCGTCGCGGCGCCCGTCAGGCACCTGCAGTCCGAGCTGGAGGGCCGTGGCGTTCCGGTCGAGGTGCGCGTGTTCGAGGACTCCACGGCCGCGCGCGGCCTGGCCCGGGCGATCGACGAGCTCGAGCCCGAGCTCGTGGTCGTGGGGGCGACGAGCCGCGGGGAGCGCGGCGCCCTGCTGCTCGGCACGACGGCCGGGCGCGTGATCCGCGTCAGCGCCTGTCCGGTCGCGGTCGTGCCGCGGGGCTACACGCGTCCGGAGAACGGCGTCCAGGTCGTGTGCGCCGCCTACACGCGCACCCCCGAGGGTCAGGACGCGCTCCGGGCGGCGGCGTCGCTGGCGCGCAGCGGGCGCGTGGCGTTGCGGGTCATCCACGTCGTCGAGCCCAAGCACATGCAGGAGGAAGCGCATCAGCTGATGGCCGAGCAGCACCACGCCGTCGGCGCGGAGTCGCAGTACGCCGCACGCACGCGGCTGGACATCGAGGCCCAGACCCGTGCGGCGGTCGCCGAGGTGGCCGGTGACCTCGACGCGGACGTCGACCTGATGATCGACGAGCCGGTGCGCGCGCTCGCGGCCGCGTCCGGGCACGTCGACCTGCTGGTCATGGGCTCCCGCGGGCTCGGTCCGCGGCGGTCGGTCGTGCTCGGCAGCGTCTCGCGGCGCGTGATCGAGCGGGCGGCCTGCCCGGTGATCGTGATCCCGCGCGACACGGAGGCCAAGAGCGAGGAGCTGCTGTCGGACGTGGAGGCGCACGCGCCGCGGTGAGCGTCGTCAGCGGCGCCGGTGCGCGACCCACAGCCCGCGCAGCATGCGCGGCGTGAGCCAGTGCTTGCGCACCAGCGCCGCCGCACCGCACGAGCGGGCGAGCCCGGCGAGCTCGCCCGTCTCGACCGTCGTCGCGAGCACGATCACCCGGGTCGCGTCCCGCGCTCGCAGCCGCGCGGCGACCTGCATGCCGTCCATCCCGTCCATGCGCACGTCGACGATCACCATGTCCGGGTCGAGCGTCTCCGCGTCGCGCAACGCGGCGGGCCCGTCGGCGGACGCGCCGACGTGCTCGAAGCCGGGCGTGGAGGCGACGATCGCGTGCGCGGCGGCGTGGAAGTGCGGCTGATCGTCCACCGTCATCAGCCGGACCGGGCGCGTGTCCATGGGCGCAGCATCGAGCGCGCCCGGCGGGCGGGCAAGGAGGTACGCACCTGCTCGGAGCGGACGCAGGCACGAACGCAAACGGGGCGCCCCGCCAGGGACGCCCCGTTCACTGAGGAGGAGGGTGGCACGCCGACACGGAGGAGGGGGTTCCAAACGGCGCGACACGACTGGGGTTCCCGCCGGCTCGGGTTCGATAACCGCGACTTTCAGCCTTCGTCGTGGAAGAGCTGCGCCAGCCGGGCGGCGCGGATCGGGCCGACGCCGGCGACGGCACGCAGCTGCGCCTCGTCGGCGGCGAACACGCTCGCCAGCGAGCCGAAGTGCGCGAGCAGCCGCCGGGCGGTGACGGTGGAGATGCCGGGCAGGCAGCCGAGGACGTCCTCGGCGGACTGGCGCAGGTCGTCGGTGGGGCGGCGCGTGCGCGGGCGCCCGCGCGGCTCCGACGGTCCCTTGCCCTCGAGCCGGTGCAGTCGCACGAGCCAGGCGGCGCTGTCCTGGCGGCTGGAGGTCTGCAGCACCGACACGCCGGTCGTGAGGACGCGGGCGAGCGCGCCCTTCCAGCTCGGCTCGGCGATGTGGACGGGCTGGCCCTCGACGAGCAGGACCACCGACGTGTAGGCCTCGCGCAGGCGGTCCAGCTGCTCGAACAGGCGGCGGTCCTTGATCGACGCGGCGAGGTCGGCGCCGGTCTTGCGCTCGACCACGAGCCGGTCGGAGACCAGGTAGTCGCCGGCCGGCAGCCGCGCCGCGGAGACGTCGAGCCCCGCGGCCTCGAGCGCCGCGGGGATGCCCGACTTGACCTCGCCGTGGTCGAAGAGCACCGCCGCCATCGGGAGGGGTCTACCCGGCTGCGAGAATGCCGCGCCGTGGAACTGCGGCGTCTGCGGCTGCTGCTCGAGCTCTCGCGCCGGGGCACGGTCGCGGCGGTCGCGGACGCGCTCGCGTACAGCCCGTCCTCGGTGTCGGTGCAGCTGGCCGAGCTCGAGCGCGAGGTGGGCGTGAAGCTGCTGCGCAAGGTGGGCCGCAACGTGGCGCTCACCCCGGCCGGGCGCCGGCTGGCGGACTACGCGGCGTCGGCGGTCGCGGCCGACGAAGCGATGCTCGCCGAGCTGGCCACGCTGGACGGCAAGCCGCGCGGGACGGTCCGGATGAGCTTCGTGCAGACGCCCGCGCTCGCGCTGCTGCCGGCCGCGCTGGCGACGCTCGCGCGGACCGCGCCCGACCTCGCGGTCGAGGTGGTGCAGCGGGAGACGCTGCCGGGGCTCGAGGACCTGCGCTCGCGCGCCGTGGACGTGGTGCTGGGGATCGACTACGACCCGGTGCCGGTTCCGCGCCACCGCGACGTCGACCGGCGCGACCTGATCCGCGAGGAGGCGTTGCTGGCGGTGCCCGCGAACGACCCGCTGGCGGCGGCGGGCGGGCCGATCGCGCTGGCGGACGTCGAGCACGCGGTGTGGGCGGCCGGGCACCGCGGCACCGGGCACAGCGCGACGGTCGAGACGATCTGCAACGGGCTCGGCGGGTACGCGCCCAACATCCGCCATCGCACCGACGACGCGTTGATCCTGCGCGCGCTGGTGTCCTCCGGGCAGGCCGTCACGCTGCTGCCGGCGCTGATCGGCACGGCCACGCCGGAGGTCGCCGTGCGGCCGATCGCCGAAGGCCCGGTGCGCCGGACGATCTTCACCGCGGTGCGCACGACCGCGATCGACCTGCCCGCGGTGGTCGCGGTGCGCGAGGCGCTGCACGCGGCGGCGGTGGCGGCGACCGACGGCCGCGCCGACGTCACGGTCCTTCAGTAGAAGGGCGATGCCGCCACCGTCCCCGCTGAGCTGATCCTTAGCCGCCTCTCCGACGAGTCTTACGCCGGGATGCCTCACTGAACGTCATCGAATCGCGAATGACACAAGGAGAACCCCTATGAAGTTCCTGATCGGAGGGATGCTGACGCTCGTCGTGGCCGGTGGCACCTTCCTCTACCTCGGCACCGCGCGGGCCGACGAGCCCTCGCGCGCCCCGGCGAGCGACGCCCACGGGCTGGTGCTCGGCTCGGCCCAGGAGGCGCAGCCGGAGACGATGACGGACTTCCTGACGGCCGTGACGAAGGACGTCGACGCGTACTGGACGAAGGTGTTCGCCGACAACGGGCTGCCGGAGCCGCGCGTGACCTACCAGTGGATCCCGGCCGGCCAGTCGGCGGCCAGCGCGTGCGCGGACAGCAGCACGTCCGGCGACGACATCGCGGCCTACTGCTCGGCCGACGACACGATCTCGATCTCCGAGGCGTTCGCCTCGCGCATCTACGACGGCGAGCTCGACCACGCGCTGCCCGGCAGCTCGCAGGGCTACGGCGGGACCGCCGGCGACTTCGCCGTCGCGTACATCGTCGCCCACGAGTACGGCCATCAGATCCAGGACGAGCTCGGGCTGTTCGATCAGTACGGCTCCCAGGTGCCGACGTCCGCGTTCGAGCTGCAGGCCGACTGCTACGCCGGCACGTGGGCGAAGAGCGCCTACGACGAGAACCGGCTCGAGGACGGCGACGTGCAGGAAGCGCTCGAC comes from Solirubrobacter pauli and encodes:
- a CDS encoding sensor histidine kinase; translation: MAGGEMTSHAVDSTASRPTPSPAARRLTSALALVGACVCALAVSFVVQAAPADQRVARGVTELLVVGVPIVAGLYALGSPHTVRSGAMLLSMGFAWSLTALAESDESLPYSIGRVAAWLVFPGLILLMLTFPSGVLDRGRDRALLYALCGVLTLLFLASALFVVEFPSSTPWATCTDDCPANAFMVVDREPAIVGRFLTPARELLSVLLLSGVLVSILLRWRAATPLQRRTIWPVVIASSLSVVLLAAFFVARRRGEDASTVETLGLLWGLCIPAISAAFLAGLLRRRLLLGQVLADLAGHLSSGLDVRRVRDGLASALRDPSLEVLVADGPVHWRDSDGRVGSLPAAGSGRAVTIVGAQTAPAVALVHDTGLEADQELLGAVGSLVLGTVRHHAVAMSLAGALQQLAQSRRRIAEAADHERARIERDLHDGAQQRLMALRIRLSLAEELLTTDPKTGIGAVHELGDEVERTLDEIRALAHGVYPAVLNDRGLADALRSVAADAPLPVHVQLRRLTRHSRQVETAIYFTCVEALQNAVKHAHGASGVWIAVTQDAVLSFEIRDDGAGFTPPPETGGNVPGHIGLRNMRDRLEAVGGSLVVESAPGHGTRISGRLPLD
- a CDS encoding response regulator transcription factor, which encodes MPIRIVLGEDSLLVREGICRLLDLDDEIAVVACAGDFDGLREACAREAPDVVVTDIRMPPTHTDEGIRAAAALRDSHPEVGVVVLSQYADPIYALALFEHGSNRRAYLLKQRVHNRAELTAAIRAVATDGSMVDSQIVDGLVKARARAEHSPLNDLTAREREVLTEIAKGKSNTAIAETLYLTKRAVEKHINAIFLKLRLADAEDVSKRVKATLMLLSEAETSALETH
- a CDS encoding universal stress protein; translation: METSGHIRHAPVLAAFSPEAGAREPVEFAVAASRITGAPLIIAVVVDTGSPVRLGGTVAADGPSLPAGVAAPVRHLQSELEGRGVPVEVRVFEDSTAARGLARAIDELEPELVVVGATSRGERGALLLGTTAGRVIRVSACPVAVVPRGYTRPENGVQVVCAAYTRTPEGQDALRAAASLARSGRVALRVIHVVEPKHMQEEAHQLMAEQHHAVGAESQYAARTRLDIEAQTRAAVAEVAGDLDADVDLMIDEPVRALAAASGHVDLLVMGSRGLGPRRSVVLGSVSRRVIERAACPVIVIPRDTEAKSEELLSDVEAHAPR
- a CDS encoding response regulator transcription factor, with translation MDTRPVRLMTVDDQPHFHAAAHAIVASTPGFEHVGASADGPAALRDAETLDPDMVIVDVRMDGMDGMQVAARLRARDATRVIVLATTVETGELAGLARSCGAAALVRKHWLTPRMLRGLWVAHRRR
- a CDS encoding ERCC4 domain-containing protein — protein: MAAVLFDHGEVKSGIPAALEAAGLDVSAARLPAGDYLVSDRLVVERKTGADLAASIKDRRLFEQLDRLREAYTSVVLLVEGQPVHIAEPSWKGALARVLTTGVSVLQTSSRQDSAAWLVRLHRLEGKGPSEPRGRPRTRRPTDDLRQSAEDVLGCLPGISTVTARRLLAHFGSLASVFAADEAQLRAVAGVGPIRAARLAQLFHDEG
- a CDS encoding LysR family transcriptional regulator translates to MELRRLRLLLELSRRGTVAAVADALAYSPSSVSVQLAELEREVGVKLLRKVGRNVALTPAGRRLADYAASAVAADEAMLAELATLDGKPRGTVRMSFVQTPALALLPAALATLARTAPDLAVEVVQRETLPGLEDLRSRAVDVVLGIDYDPVPVPRHRDVDRRDLIREEALLAVPANDPLAAAGGPIALADVEHAVWAAGHRGTGHSATVETICNGLGGYAPNIRHRTDDALILRALVSSGQAVTLLPALIGTATPEVAVRPIAEGPVRRTIFTAVRTTAIDLPAVVAVREALHAAAVAATDGRADVTVLQ
- a CDS encoding neutral zinc metallopeptidase, with product MKFLIGGMLTLVVAGGTFLYLGTARADEPSRAPASDAHGLVLGSAQEAQPETMTDFLTAVTKDVDAYWTKVFADNGLPEPRVTYQWIPAGQSAASACADSSTSGDDIAAYCSADDTISISEAFASRIYDGELDHALPGSSQGYGGTAGDFAVAYIVAHEYGHQIQDELGLFDQYGSQVPTSAFELQADCYAGTWAKSAYDENRLEDGDVQEALDAALAVGDFDASNPSHHGTPEERKAAWSTGFESGDPSACNTYLQAA